Proteins from a single region of Argopecten irradians isolate NY chromosome 7, Ai_NY, whole genome shotgun sequence:
- the LOC138327153 gene encoding uncharacterized protein: MGCSVSTPDPPIPPVLQPRSKNVKRKAFVIIRPWTNEEQNKWFSNIHIDKSEEYVSRTFNIEVREIKNSTTEVNSRLATETDTTPSDMFKFQYNSEQLNEVVYIHSGIDITSECGKTHDFIKLSMEVRIVKNHVIYTLHQYNGTEWIKTEIEQKAGQATVEVDMYEIVTTETIFFTMRYISEEITIPPQGYEHENEYCRNQRITFQEGAVGDNKQLGITTLSLEDECDQKRL; the protein is encoded by the exons ATGGGCTGCAGCGT ATCAACACCCGACCCACCAATACCCCCAGTTCTGCAACCTAGATCCAAGAACGTGAAGAG GAAGGCGTTTGTGATCATAAGGCCTTGGACGAACGAAGAACAGAATAAATGGTTTTCAAATATCCATATTGACAAGTCAGAAGAATATGTGTCACGAACCTTTAACATTGAAGTTCGAGAAATTAAGAACAGTACCACAGAGGTGAATTCTAGGCTTGCAACGGAAACTGACACCACACCAAGTGATATGTTTAAGTTTCAATACAACTCGGAACAATTGAATGAAGTGGTATACATCCATTCAGGTATCGACATCACATCGGAGTGTGGCAAAACTCACGATTTCATCAAACTATCCATGGAAGTTCGAATTGTGAAAAACCACGTTATCTACACGCTTCATCAGTACAATGGGACGGAATGGATCAAAACGGAAATAGAACAAAAG GCTGGACAGGCTACTGTGGAAGTAGATATGTACGAAATTGTTACCACAGAAACAATATTCTTCACAATGCGATACATATCGGAGGAAATCACCATACCACCCCAGGGATATGAGCATGAAAATGAGTATTGCAGAAACCAGCGGATCACTTTCCAAGAAGGAGCTGTGGGTGACAACAAACAACTCGGCATAACT